The Bombus pyrosoma isolate SC7728 linkage group LG3, ASM1482585v1, whole genome shotgun sequence genome has a segment encoding these proteins:
- the LOC122566236 gene encoding tax1-binding protein 3 homolog isoform X3, with protein sequence MCAKMAFQHQAGTAMECLSIPIILVKETDVNENGEEVMKCGFKIGGGIDQDFRKSPQGYTDNGIYVTEVHEGSPAAKSGLRMHDKILQCNG encoded by the exons ATGTGCGCGAAAATGGCTTTTCAGCATCAAGCTGGCACTGCTATGGAATGTTTAAGC ataccaattatattggtaaaagaAACggatgttaatgaaaatgggGAAGAAGTGATGAAGTGCGGCTTTAAAATTGGAGGTGGAATTGATCAAGATTTCAGAAAAAGTCCTCAGGGTTATACAGATAAT gGTATATATGTAACTGAAGTACATGAAGGATCACCAGCAGCAAAGAGCGGTCTTCGTATgcatgataaaattttacagtGCAATGG atAA
- the LOC122566236 gene encoding tax1-binding protein 3 homolog isoform X1 has product MCAKMAFQHQAGTAMECLSIPIILVKETDVNENGEEVMKCGFKIGGGIDQDFRKSPQGYTDNGIYVTEVHEGSPAAKSGLRMHDKILQCNGYDFTMVTHKKAVSYIRKHPVLNLLVARKGVTST; this is encoded by the exons ATGTGCGCGAAAATGGCTTTTCAGCATCAAGCTGGCACTGCTATGGAATGTTTAAGC ataccaattatattggtaaaagaAACggatgttaatgaaaatgggGAAGAAGTGATGAAGTGCGGCTTTAAAATTGGAGGTGGAATTGATCAAGATTTCAGAAAAAGTCCTCAGGGTTATACAGATAAT gGTATATATGTAACTGAAGTACATGAAGGATCACCAGCAGCAAAGAGCGGTCTTCGTATgcatgataaaattttacagtGCAATGGGTATGATTTTACAATGGTAACTCATAAAAAAGCAGTATCATATATCAGAAAGCATCCAGTATTAAATCTATTAGTAGCCCGTAAGGGAGTGACAAGTACTTAA
- the LOC122566237 gene encoding protein transport protein Sec61 subunit beta, whose translation MPAAASATSVGAAGRSPSKAIVPRTGGGGTVRQRKTATTTSTRSRNTGAGSDGMWRFYTDDSPGIKVGPVPVLVMSLLFIASVFMLHIWGKYTRS comes from the exons atg CCTGCTGCAGCTAGTGCTACTTCAGTTGGAGCCGCGGGCCGATCGCCAAGCAAAGCTATAGTACCTAGAACAGGTGGTGGTGGTACAGTTAGACAAAGGAAAACTGCGACAACTACTTCAACCAGGAGTAGAAACACAGGAGCTGGTTCTGATGGCATGTGGAGGTTTTATACCGATGACTCTCCTGGCATCAAAGT AGGACCAGTACCCGTGCTTGTTATGTCTCTTCTCTTCATTGCATCTGTCTTCATGCTTCACATCTGGGGCAAATATACTAGATCTTAA
- the LOC122566236 gene encoding tax1-binding protein 3 homolog isoform X2: MCAKMAFQHQAGTAMECLSIPIILVKETDVNENGEEVMKCGFKIGGGIDQDFRKSPQGYTDNGIYVTEVHEGSPAAKSGLRMHDKILQCNGL, from the exons ATGTGCGCGAAAATGGCTTTTCAGCATCAAGCTGGCACTGCTATGGAATGTTTAAGC ataccaattatattggtaaaagaAACggatgttaatgaaaatgggGAAGAAGTGATGAAGTGCGGCTTTAAAATTGGAGGTGGAATTGATCAAGATTTCAGAAAAAGTCCTCAGGGTTATACAGATAAT gGTATATATGTAACTGAAGTACATGAAGGATCACCAGCAGCAAAGAGCGGTCTTCGTATgcatgataaaattttacagtGCAATGG actgtaa